One region of Cobetia sp. cqz5-12 genomic DNA includes:
- a CDS encoding FliH/SctL family protein: protein MSSSDPHHDAPEPWTEHDVASSDDMHQWQPLELDALDGKPTASQSGGGFQAGMPHTAAPDVGLIRRMAQRARSTFEQETLEQQQAARDEGYAAGEKAGYEAGLARARQEAAEQAAHQAEAAQQALEQQAAQLEPLIENLQQSLACLDEQISDELAALAISVGQHLAREAFRAHPEHIIDSVRSLLAADPPLIGRPRLYLNPDDLPRVEQAMGEQLARLGWQCLPDASLSLGGCRAEADSGCHDASLESRLDMLSRQLRHRGSADGSLHGKDEASGSRIVQRQASEHAQPEQARTELAGDRT from the coding sequence ATGTCCAGTTCTGATCCGCATCATGACGCGCCTGAGCCGTGGACCGAGCACGACGTGGCGAGCAGCGACGACATGCATCAATGGCAGCCGCTGGAACTCGACGCGCTGGATGGCAAGCCCACAGCGTCTCAGTCGGGTGGCGGCTTTCAAGCTGGCATGCCGCACACTGCGGCGCCGGATGTCGGTCTGATCCGGCGCATGGCACAGCGTGCTCGCTCGACCTTCGAGCAGGAGACGCTAGAGCAGCAACAGGCGGCACGTGACGAAGGCTATGCCGCGGGTGAGAAAGCCGGTTATGAAGCGGGTCTGGCGCGTGCAAGGCAGGAAGCCGCCGAGCAGGCGGCGCATCAGGCCGAGGCCGCCCAGCAGGCACTCGAACAACAGGCCGCCCAGCTGGAACCGCTGATCGAGAACCTGCAGCAGTCGCTGGCGTGCCTGGATGAGCAGATCAGCGATGAGCTGGCGGCGCTGGCCATCAGCGTCGGTCAGCATCTGGCCCGCGAGGCATTTCGTGCCCACCCGGAGCACATCATCGACAGCGTGCGCAGCCTGCTGGCGGCTGACCCGCCGCTGATCGGCCGCCCGCGCCTGTATCTGAATCCTGACGACCTGCCGCGCGTCGAGCAGGCGATGGGCGAACAGCTCGCCAGGCTGGGCTGGCAATGTCTGCCGGACGCCAGCCTGAGCCTCGGCGGGTGTCGCGCCGAGGCCGACAGCGGCTGTCACGATGCCAGCCTCGAGAGCCGCCTGGACATGCTGTCACGCCAGCTGCGCCATCGCGGCAGCGCCGATGGCAGCCTGCATGGCAAGGACGAGGCCAGCGGCTCGCGCATCGTGCAACGCCAGGCGTCAGAACATGCACAGCCAGAGCAGGCACGCACTGAGCTGGCAGGAGATCGCACATGA
- the fliG gene encoding flagellar motor switch protein FliG: MSKTLTNMERSAALIMSLDEDSAAEVFKFLSAQEIQQLSATMTNMPQVTQEQMAKTLEAFHADSEQFSAVNLLSTDHIRSVLVKALGQERASSLLEDIYESSGQNNGIETLNLMEPPLVAEMIRDEHPQIIATIMVHLERHQASQILEHFSDTLRNDVLLRIATFSGVQPAALQELTEVLSNMLSGQNLKRSKMGGIRTAAEILNLMPGQQEEQVLEAMRHHDESLAQQIIDEMFVFENLVGLEDRSIQLLLKEIDNETLVTALKGSPEAIIQKFLQNMSQRAAEMLRDDMEARGPVRVSQVEAEQKSILQTVRRLADSGEIVINSGGEDYV; encoded by the coding sequence ATGAGTAAGACACTGACGAACATGGAACGCAGCGCTGCCCTGATCATGAGCCTCGACGAGGACAGCGCCGCAGAGGTCTTCAAGTTCCTGTCTGCCCAGGAGATCCAACAGCTCAGCGCGACGATGACCAACATGCCGCAGGTCACTCAGGAGCAGATGGCGAAGACGCTGGAGGCATTCCACGCCGACAGCGAGCAGTTCAGCGCCGTCAACCTGCTCTCCACTGACCATATCCGCTCGGTGCTGGTGAAGGCGCTGGGTCAGGAGCGTGCCAGCTCGCTGCTCGAAGACATCTACGAGAGCTCCGGTCAGAACAATGGCATCGAGACGCTGAACCTGATGGAGCCGCCGCTGGTGGCCGAGATGATCCGCGACGAGCACCCGCAGATCATCGCCACCATCATGGTGCACCTGGAGCGCCATCAGGCCTCGCAGATTCTCGAGCACTTCTCCGACACCCTGCGCAACGATGTGCTGCTGCGTATCGCCACCTTCAGTGGCGTGCAGCCGGCAGCCCTGCAGGAACTGACCGAAGTGCTGAGCAACATGCTCAGTGGCCAGAACCTCAAGCGCAGCAAGATGGGCGGCATTCGTACCGCGGCCGAGATACTCAACCTGATGCCGGGGCAGCAGGAAGAGCAGGTGCTCGAGGCGATGCGCCACCACGACGAGAGTCTGGCGCAGCAGATCATCGACGAGATGTTCGTGTTCGAGAATCTGGTCGGGCTCGAGGACCGCTCCATCCAGCTGCTGCTCAAGGAAATCGACAACGAGACGCTGGTCACGGCGCTCAAGGGCTCCCCCGAGGCGATCATCCAGAAATTCCTGCAGAACATGTCGCAGCGTGCCGCCGAGATGCTGCGTGATGACATGGAGGCGCGTGGCCCGGTGCGTGTCAGCCAGGTCGAGGCCGAACAGAAGAGCATCCTGCAGACGGTACGTCGACTCGCCGACAGCGGCGAGATCGTGATCAACAGCGGTGGCGAGGACTATGTCTAG